A genomic window from Leptospiraceae bacterium includes:
- a CDS encoding spiro-SPASM protein codes for MNKQVYTASAVAVFIPTSHYATLDNSNHLNFLFSIFLDKLNLAFPGLPIYCTKLPSSISFPKAQILPHTEEKDFLLEVVKDLPESRFPEPDIDEVHLAYFYGISPLFDLELYKEMQESHSKYLAQYSYSENLPPGIVPYILSREFIHSLPPILSGTVHEYLLKNLNQFDVEIFYKEPDLRQYRLEFHLPNPRSIQLCYSLLQLNKDITYSDIFTCLLDNSHLFRSYPSYLELEIYRSCKASCSFCPRQSIDKTKDGSQLNIENIRVLMDTVESGNSELTVCLGGMGEPLLHPELTSICKEIVTSHKLKELIIETAFYKNVENLSDLLSSLDENQKKKCSIIINLNTLSEDKFIELHKAPTTVNKILEKLQSLKTQFPTVSFHVQMLRMQENDSEINEYFTYFEKLKIPVILQKFNRFLNHLEEKRVTDLTPVKREFCWHLARELYVQANGDVSACRQLIEKEVILGNINKESIMEIWNRNSNTFRHSLKLEHELTGLPCLSCDEWYTFNA; via the coding sequence ATGAATAAACAGGTTTACACAGCTTCAGCGGTTGCAGTTTTTATCCCTACTTCGCATTATGCTACTTTAGATAATTCGAATCATCTAAATTTCTTATTTTCTATTTTTTTAGATAAGTTAAACCTTGCCTTTCCGGGTTTACCGATATACTGTACGAAACTACCCTCTTCAATTTCTTTTCCAAAAGCTCAAATCCTCCCTCATACAGAAGAAAAAGATTTTTTATTAGAGGTAGTTAAGGATTTACCCGAATCCAGGTTTCCGGAACCCGATATCGATGAAGTTCACCTGGCCTACTTTTACGGTATATCTCCTCTTTTCGACCTCGAACTTTATAAAGAAATGCAAGAAAGCCACAGCAAGTATCTTGCTCAGTATTCCTACAGTGAAAACCTTCCTCCGGGAATCGTTCCCTATATTCTTTCAAGAGAATTCATTCATTCCTTACCCCCTATCTTAAGCGGAACCGTTCATGAGTATTTACTAAAAAACCTGAACCAATTTGATGTAGAGATTTTTTATAAAGAACCCGATCTCAGACAATACCGTCTGGAATTTCATCTACCCAATCCTCGTTCTATTCAACTTTGTTATTCCCTTCTTCAGTTGAATAAGGATATAACATACTCAGATATCTTTACCTGTTTATTAGATAATTCGCATCTTTTTCGTTCTTATCCTTCTTATCTTGAATTAGAGATATACCGATCCTGTAAAGCCTCCTGTTCTTTTTGTCCGAGACAAAGTATAGACAAAACAAAAGACGGAAGTCAATTAAATATAGAGAATATTCGTGTTTTAATGGATACTGTAGAGTCCGGAAATTCCGAACTTACCGTTTGTCTCGGCGGCATGGGAGAACCCCTACTTCACCCGGAATTGACCAGTATCTGCAAAGAAATTGTAACTTCACATAAACTTAAAGAGCTCATCATAGAAACAGCATTTTACAAAAATGTTGAGAATCTGAGCGACCTTCTTTCCTCCTTAGATGAGAACCAGAAAAAAAAATGTTCTATTATTATAAACCTCAATACTCTTTCGGAGGATAAATTTATAGAACTACATAAAGCCCCGACCACGGTAAATAAAATATTAGAAAAACTGCAAAGTTTAAAAACTCAATTTCCTACTGTTTCTTTTCATGTACAAATGCTTCGAATGCAGGAAAATGATTCTGAGATCAATGAATATTTTACTTATTTTGAAAAACTTAAAATACCTGTTATATTACAAAAATTTAACCGATTTCTAAATCACCTTGAAGAAAAACGTGTGACAGATCTAACACCGGTAAAGCGGGAATTTTGCTGGCATCTGGCAAGGGAACTTTACGTACAGGCAAACGGAGATGTTTCTGCCTGTAGACAATTAATAGAAAAAGAAGTTATTCTCGGCAATATAAATAAGGAGAGTATTATGGAAATTTGGAATCGAAACTCCAATACATTCCGACATTCTTTAAAATTAGAACACGAACTTACCGGTCTTCCCTGTCTGAGTTGTGATGAATGGTATACCTTCAATGCCTAA
- a CDS encoding putative peptidyl-prolyl cis-trans isomerase yields MQKKLFYFLLLFLLIPSGKNVYPGDSLNSILAIVGSVSITKFDYEDGLEKYEKLKKFMPDLEKKKEGSIKSRVLDFLIMRAIVDLTADEETIQVNKSRIEGEIQKRMELMQIDDPKKFEQVIESQTGLPYDLWVGEIPFQIKKAQLMQIRIPTQLPNEEEIQDWYNKNKTKVGFEMRYREIALVPNGSSIKEEQRIFKDISNIYKKVRGNRSAFISLASSSQNESKLYHGLMDWSPAFEIFNKSKVIASVAARMGIGTISEVFRDEKKRYCILLLEGKRPTPLEHIRTGIQNILYREKEDMTFARWIEQRRKEINIQIFDSEYLNEHGLPLPSQEFVIKDSDE; encoded by the coding sequence ATGCAAAAAAAACTTTTCTATTTCCTTCTCCTATTCCTGTTGATTCCATCCGGGAAAAATGTTTATCCGGGTGATTCTCTAAATAGTATCCTGGCCATCGTAGGTTCTGTTTCTATTACTAAATTTGATTACGAAGATGGGCTGGAAAAATATGAAAAACTAAAAAAGTTTATGCCGGACCTGGAGAAGAAGAAAGAAGGCTCTATCAAATCCAGAGTTTTGGATTTTTTAATAATGAGAGCTATTGTAGACTTAACTGCTGATGAAGAAACCATACAGGTCAATAAATCTCGTATAGAAGGCGAAATCCAAAAACGTATGGAACTCATGCAGATTGACGATCCTAAAAAATTTGAACAGGTGATTGAATCCCAGACCGGTCTACCTTATGATCTCTGGGTAGGAGAGATTCCCTTTCAAATTAAAAAAGCTCAGCTTATGCAAATTCGTATTCCTACCCAGTTACCAAATGAGGAAGAGATTCAAGACTGGTATAACAAGAATAAAACCAAAGTTGGCTTTGAGATGCGGTATAGAGAAATTGCTCTTGTTCCCAATGGTTCATCCATTAAAGAAGAACAAAGAATATTTAAAGATATTTCTAATATTTACAAAAAGGTAAGGGGAAACCGCTCTGCGTTTATTAGCCTTGCCTCAAGTTCTCAAAACGAATCCAAATTATATCACGGACTTATGGACTGGTCACCGGCTTTTGAAATTTTTAATAAAAGTAAAGTTATAGCTTCAGTTGCTGCCAGAATGGGCATTGGTACAATCTCAGAAGTATTTCGGGATGAAAAAAAACGTTACTGCATCCTCCTCCTCGAAGGAAAACGTCCAACTCCCCTTGAACACATTCGAACCGGCATTCAAAACATTCTTTACCGTGAGAAAGAAGACATGACCTTTGCCCGATGGATTGAACAAAGAAGAAAAGAAATCAATATCCAGATTTTTGATTCAGAATATTTGAATGAGCACGGTCTTCCCCTTCCCAGCCAGGAATTTGTTATAAAGGACTCAGATGAATAA